In a single window of the Acetivibrio clariflavus DSM 19732 genome:
- a CDS encoding anti-sigma factor domain-containing protein, with translation MECLGVVLQIKDNKAYLMTDSCEVVCIKKQPGMYEGMEIIFDYSEKINISNTFIKYSSVAAAVAAVFIAVMLYIGLLPSNRIYAYIDVDLNTNWQLMVDKNNKVIDIKINDSNSKFLIEDLNYKSKPLDKVLVDMVEKLNQNGIIDLSSKNKALITTCLNKDEMKDDNQGYKNLESSFRKIKDELLNRNIETYFLRAESKDRKLAADSNISVGRYSIYKNSIEKGINIDLEKLKQNNINEILEKVDIGSELNMDNSNTDQSNQSLIPMDDGKENKGDKKGNEHYNSEDIDLSLGGISDIDAIKSIEAANIETQKVIQAIQQQVNKDIAYETEKANKEISKIKQDPNMSIEQKNKKIKQIESELINKIDQIKKEGNEKAQAELSKLEKKAKDLLPQIK, from the coding sequence ATGGAATGTTTAGGGGTAGTACTTCAAATAAAGGATAATAAGGCATATCTAATGACCGATAGCTGTGAAGTTGTGTGCATAAAAAAACAACCTGGTATGTATGAAGGAATGGAGATTATATTTGACTATTCGGAAAAGATAAATATTTCCAATACATTTATTAAATATTCTTCTGTTGCAGCCGCTGTGGCAGCTGTTTTTATTGCAGTTATGCTATATATTGGCTTGCTGCCTTCAAATCGTATCTATGCTTATATAGATGTTGACTTAAATACTAATTGGCAACTGATGGTCGATAAGAACAACAAGGTCATAGATATTAAAATAAATGACAGTAATTCAAAATTTTTAATTGAGGACTTAAACTATAAATCAAAACCATTGGACAAAGTTCTTGTAGATATGGTTGAAAAGCTCAATCAGAACGGTATTATTGATTTGAGTTCCAAAAATAAAGCTTTGATAACAACATGTCTTAATAAGGATGAAATGAAAGATGATAATCAAGGATATAAAAATCTGGAATCATCTTTTAGAAAAATAAAAGATGAACTATTGAACAGAAATATTGAGACATATTTTTTAAGAGCCGAATCGAAAGACAGGAAGCTGGCTGCTGACAGTAATATTTCAGTGGGAAGATATTCAATATATAAAAACAGTATAGAAAAGGGTATAAATATTGATTTGGAAAAGCTGAAGCAAAATAACATAAACGAAATTCTTGAAAAAGTGGATATCGGAAGTGAGCTTAATATGGATAACAGCAATACCGACCAGAGCAATCAAAGTTTGATACCCATGGATGACGGAAAAGAAAACAAGGGGGACAAAAAAGGAAATGAGCATTATAACAGTGAAGATATCGATTTATCACTTGGTGGAATTAGCGATATAGATGCAATTAAATCTATAGAGGCTGCAAATATTGAAACGCAAAAGGTAATACAAGCAATACAGCAGCAGGTAAACAAGGATATAGCTTATGAAACGGAAAAAGCAAACAAGGAGATTTCTAAAATAAAACAGGACCCCAACATGAGTATCGAGCAGAAGAATAAAAAGATAAAACAGATTGAATCGGAATTGATTAATAAGATTGATCAAATTAAGAAAGAGGGAAATGAGAAAGCACAAGCCGAACTGTCCAAACTTGAAAAGAAAGCAAAGGATTTATTGCCTCAAATAAAATAA
- a CDS encoding ABC transporter permease — protein MNIVNRLTLRHLKLNKRRTLVTIIGVIIAVAMITAVTTLGVSFLDLFIRDEINEYGEWHIVYYNVNTEQISAIKEDKNTEAVILSKNIGNAVLEEKSHEKKLYLSIQAYNQTGFEKLPITLISGRFPKEESEIVVSEEIIKKGKMNIQIGDEVTLDIGEIVYQDGGNNNKDLNETFIRRETATYTVVGIIKPLIRQSLYSTISFLDESKLDSTDRVNASVVLNKIKNSLYTHAQEIAEQNNIDSVYFNDNLLRYYGVSKSDNFKQTFIGLLAIIMGIVIIGAVALIYNSFAISVGERSRYLGMLSSVGATKRQKRNSIFFESAVIGLVSIPLGILSGLGGLGLTFLFINQNMLLTNTNEKLLMKVTPESLLLACAVSILTIFISTYLPARRASKVSAIDAIRQTADIKIKGKTVKTSKLVRMLFGIEGEIGLKNLKRNRGRYKATVFSIVTSIILFLSISFFIEHFIKSVELTHRGINYDIKVLDLREDAELKDWLNDRNEITEYAFVREINGTTTWQKEEMVPQKLREELEKDMESDNNYVDDAYAKGKYSFNLYISSLDDEALKAYAETVGADFTELIDPNRLSGILVNKTSYRDYETGKYVETKTTEAKAGDKLDVLSVTIDVENTEEEYIDRIEIAALADERPMGIYDLGISGLSIIVSEATLERLAQETGIDVQQTNLYIKSTDPQATREALEQRTDSNIYNTYESREKGEKILLFVSIFTYGFITLITLISIANIFNTISTSIALRRREFAMLKSIGMTPKGFNKMINYESIFYGLKALLYSLPISGIVMVLLYRAFSRSFDYEFTLPWRSILIAMVSVFIIVGSAMFYSSAKIKKENILDALKQENI, from the coding sequence ATGAATATAGTTAACCGCTTAACCCTAAGGCATCTAAAGCTGAATAAAAGAAGGACTCTTGTAACTATTATCGGTGTTATTATTGCAGTAGCCATGATAACTGCCGTAACAACCCTTGGAGTTTCTTTTTTGGATCTTTTCATTAGAGATGAAATTAACGAGTATGGTGAATGGCATATTGTTTACTATAATGTGAATACCGAGCAAATATCTGCAATAAAGGAAGATAAAAATACCGAAGCAGTAATTTTAAGTAAGAATATAGGAAATGCTGTCTTAGAGGAAAAATCCCATGAGAAAAAGCTCTACTTATCTATTCAGGCTTATAATCAAACAGGTTTTGAAAAGCTTCCTATAACTTTAATTTCCGGGCGTTTCCCAAAAGAAGAGAGTGAGATTGTAGTTTCCGAAGAAATTATCAAAAAAGGGAAGATGAACATTCAGATTGGAGATGAGGTTACATTAGATATTGGTGAGATTGTTTACCAAGATGGCGGAAACAATAATAAAGATCTCAATGAAACCTTTATCAGGAGAGAAACAGCCACTTATACAGTAGTGGGAATTATAAAGCCCCTTATACGGCAATCGCTATATTCAACCATTAGTTTTCTGGATGAGAGTAAGCTTGACTCAACGGATAGAGTTAATGCCTCTGTTGTCTTAAATAAGATTAAAAACTCTCTTTATACCCATGCTCAAGAAATCGCTGAACAAAATAATATAGATTCGGTGTATTTTAATGATAACCTCCTGCGTTATTACGGTGTATCAAAGTCAGATAATTTTAAGCAAACCTTTATTGGACTTTTGGCAATCATCATGGGGATTGTCATTATTGGTGCCGTGGCATTGATTTATAATTCCTTTGCCATTTCCGTAGGGGAACGTTCCCGCTATTTAGGGATGCTGTCTAGTGTAGGGGCTACCAAAAGGCAGAAGCGCAATTCTATATTTTTTGAAAGCGCTGTTATTGGACTGGTTAGTATTCCCCTTGGTATCTTAAGTGGGCTAGGAGGCCTTGGACTTACCTTTTTGTTTATCAATCAAAATATGCTCTTAACAAATACTAATGAAAAACTTTTGATGAAGGTTACACCTGAATCTTTGCTCTTAGCCTGTGCTGTTTCCATCCTTACTATTTTTATCTCTACTTATCTGCCGGCTCGCAGAGCTTCTAAGGTGTCAGCTATTGATGCCATTCGTCAGACAGCAGATATTAAAATTAAAGGTAAAACGGTTAAGACTTCAAAATTGGTCCGAATGCTCTTTGGTATTGAAGGAGAAATCGGCCTGAAAAATCTTAAGCGAAACAGGGGACGATATAAAGCTACTGTTTTTTCTATAGTCACAAGTATTATCTTGTTTTTGTCCATATCCTTTTTTATCGAACATTTTATTAAATCGGTGGAATTAACTCATCGAGGAATTAATTATGATATTAAAGTATTAGACTTAAGGGAAGATGCTGAGCTAAAGGATTGGCTCAATGATCGTAACGAAATTACAGAGTATGCTTTTGTGCGGGAGATCAACGGAACCACCACTTGGCAGAAAGAAGAAATGGTTCCTCAGAAATTGCGGGAAGAACTTGAAAAGGATATGGAAAGCGATAATAATTATGTTGATGATGCCTATGCCAAGGGAAAATACTCTTTTAATCTTTATATTTCTTCCTTGGATGATGAAGCCCTAAAAGCTTACGCTGAGACTGTGGGAGCAGACTTTACCGAGCTTATTGATCCCAATCGGTTATCGGGAATTTTGGTTAATAAAACTTCCTACCGGGACTATGAAACGGGCAAATATGTTGAGACCAAAACTACTGAAGCCAAGGCAGGGGATAAGCTGGATGTATTATCGGTAACCATAGACGTTGAAAATACCGAAGAGGAATATATTGACCGGATCGAAATTGCTGCTTTGGCCGATGAGCGTCCCATGGGTATTTATGATCTGGGAATAAGCGGATTAAGTATTATTGTCTCTGAAGCAACTCTTGAGAGGTTGGCCCAAGAAACAGGCATTGATGTACAGCAGACCAATCTATACATCAAAAGCACTGATCCTCAGGCTACCCGAGAGGCTCTAGAGCAAAGAACGGATTCGAATATCTACAATACCTATGAGTCCAGAGAGAAAGGGGAAAAGATTCTCCTATTTGTCTCAATTTTTACCTATGGCTTTATTACCTTAATTACACTTATCTCCATTGCCAATATCTTTAATACTATTTCCACCAGCATTGCACTGCGCCGCCGGGAATTTGCCATGTTAAAATCCATAGGGATGACACCTAAAGGTTTCAACAAGATGATTAACTATGAAAGCATCTTCTATGGTCTTAAAGCCTTGCTTTACAGCTTGCCCATCAGTGGAATTGTTATGGTACTGCTCTATCGTGCTTTTAGTAGATCCTTTGACTATGAATTTACCTTGCCTTGGAGAAGTATCTTGATAGCTATGGTGTCGGTCTTTATAATCGTCGGTTCAGCTATGTTTTACTCCAGTGCGAAAATAAAGAAAGAAAATATCCTTGATGCCTTGAAACAGGAAAATATTTAA
- a CDS encoding stalk domain-containing protein, with amino-acid sequence MENVYSCVVVESSSGEILFANNESQIRQPASTTKIMTAIIALENADLKKVLTVSQSAVKEIGNGGTNASLIPGEKIVLEDALKLMLVASANDCANVIAENVFGNKEEFIRKMNEKAKEIGALNTTYTNPVGLDGTDGIQYSNQQTTALDLALITRYAMNIEEFRNIVSMQTVTVPPTNMHKEPRTFQNTNKLLNKTYEKFVITGVKTGYTVKAGKVLVSAAMNNEGTELISVVMGTDSNTVFNCTEALLRYGFAHPDLKEFSMRNKPYKILIGGRILSTEPIVTENSVLAPIKEVCQFLKINLDWISEDKTIILEKNGKYVHMNIGKEFAYINGSKIQLAHAPFIENGLSFVPLEPVAETFGYEIKTDSKCKTVEIDSLPFIENLSVSESVYYYCNSEPYEFKDIKIINDRVYIDINSIDSLLKDKIHLEFFPDSRIIYVGSHATYLEYKTEKYDHRIYVPLAALAKNLGIKIFWGPNTKTIHMYYQELSINTDRSVEDLVPEHFVYATVKNNTPLYPSIGASKASSYIKGGKVEIIRDKDYKWYYIKNNTISGWTKSEYLSIDTKFEKLEEKLYPSETEFFVNDYFKLSSPTNYLIWVDLKRQLINIFTRSENSWKLTRQIPCATGKNISPTIKGTFSINNNRGTWMPAGSNAWVKNYVGFYSSYFFHSVKVKRDGAIYDNTLGTVASAGCIRMPLEDSEWFSKNIPVNTTVFIR; translated from the coding sequence TTGGAAAACGTATATTCCTGTGTTGTAGTTGAGTCATCTTCTGGAGAAATTTTATTCGCCAATAATGAAAGCCAAATCAGGCAACCTGCAAGTACAACCAAAATAATGACTGCAATTATTGCCCTTGAAAATGCCGACTTAAAAAAAGTATTAACCGTTTCCCAATCCGCAGTCAAAGAAATAGGGAATGGCGGCACCAACGCTTCTCTTATTCCCGGTGAAAAGATTGTTCTTGAAGATGCTCTAAAGCTCATGCTTGTAGCTTCAGCCAACGACTGTGCCAATGTTATAGCAGAAAATGTATTCGGGAATAAAGAAGAGTTTATTAGAAAAATGAACGAAAAAGCAAAAGAAATTGGTGCATTAAACACTACATACACCAATCCCGTTGGTTTGGACGGAACAGATGGTATTCAATATTCAAATCAGCAAACCACTGCCCTTGACCTTGCACTAATCACCCGCTACGCCATGAACATAGAAGAATTTCGTAATATAGTATCGATGCAAACTGTTACAGTTCCGCCTACCAATATGCACAAAGAACCGAGAACATTCCAAAACACCAATAAGTTACTAAACAAAACCTATGAAAAATTTGTAATAACAGGAGTAAAAACCGGGTACACTGTCAAAGCCGGTAAAGTGCTTGTCTCTGCAGCAATGAACAATGAAGGAACAGAATTAATCTCAGTTGTTATGGGCACTGACAGCAATACGGTTTTCAACTGCACTGAAGCCTTATTGAGATATGGCTTTGCCCATCCCGATTTAAAAGAGTTTTCAATGAGAAATAAACCTTATAAGATTTTGATAGGCGGCCGGATATTATCAACTGAACCGATAGTTACAGAAAACTCTGTATTAGCCCCAATAAAGGAAGTGTGCCAATTTCTTAAAATCAATCTTGACTGGATTTCAGAAGATAAGACCATAATTCTCGAAAAGAACGGAAAATATGTTCATATGAATATCGGTAAAGAATTTGCCTATATCAACGGCAGCAAAATTCAACTTGCCCATGCACCTTTTATCGAAAACGGTTTGAGTTTTGTTCCTTTAGAACCTGTTGCCGAAACCTTTGGCTATGAAATTAAAACAGATTCCAAATGCAAAACCGTTGAAATTGACAGTCTGCCTTTTATAGAAAATTTAAGCGTTTCAGAGAGTGTATACTATTATTGCAATTCAGAGCCGTATGAGTTTAAAGATATCAAAATTATCAATGACAGAGTTTATATCGACATAAATAGCATAGATTCTCTTTTAAAAGATAAAATTCATTTGGAATTTTTCCCCGATAGCCGAATAATATATGTCGGCAGCCATGCAACATACCTTGAATACAAAACAGAAAAATATGACCATCGTATATATGTCCCGTTGGCTGCTTTGGCTAAAAACCTAGGGATAAAAATATTCTGGGGTCCGAATACTAAAACAATACACATGTATTATCAGGAACTATCGATAAATACTGATAGAAGCGTCGAAGATTTAGTTCCCGAACATTTTGTCTATGCCACCGTTAAAAATAACACACCTTTATACCCTTCAATAGGCGCATCAAAAGCAAGTTCTTATATCAAAGGCGGAAAGGTTGAAATTATAAGGGATAAAGATTACAAGTGGTACTATATAAAAAACAACACTATATCCGGATGGACAAAAAGTGAATACTTGTCCATTGATACTAAATTTGAAAAATTGGAGGAGAAATTATATCCTTCCGAAACGGAGTTTTTTGTAAATGATTACTTTAAGCTTAGCAGTCCGACAAATTACCTTATATGGGTGGATTTAAAAAGACAACTTATCAATATATTTACACGAAGTGAAAATAGTTGGAAACTCACCAGGCAGATACCCTGCGCCACAGGAAAAAACATTTCGCCAACGATAAAAGGTACTTTTTCCATTAATAATAACAGAGGCACCTGGATGCCTGCAGGTTCTAATGCATGGGTAAAAAATTATGTAGGTTTCTATTCATCCTACTTCTTCCATTCGGTGAAGGTAAAACGGGATGGGGCAATTTATGACAATACTCTCGGTACAGTGGCATCGGCAGGATGCATCCGGATGCCTCTTGAAGACAGTGAATGGTTTTCAAAAAATATTCCGGTTAATACAACGGTATTTATCCGCTAA
- a CDS encoding dockerin type I domain-containing protein, whose protein sequence is MLGKRISLAVLISIIAVISVNSVFAQKENSAISTSKAVIGDLNGDFKFDSIDCALMKMYLLGMIKSFEVEDELYAADVNGDTLINSVDFAYMKKMLLGMITEFPKKSMEGFVQVACGEYHTIALKKDGTVWTWGYNSYGQLGLGEAGEIERIPKKIEGLEDVIKVAAGSRHSLALKKDGTVWAWGYNYYGQLGDESNIRRNTPVQVKGLTGVKDIDAGDFFSVALRDDGTVWGWGYNYKGQIGCGTGINSNVPLQTVGVSNITQISAGDEHVLALDKDKNVWGWGAGDKGQLGNGTAASFLRIPEKLSSFTEVKSVKAGTMVSAAIKEDGTLWIWGDNTYGIMGNSRNINSSPVQRKDISGIKAVELNQYCAAALKNDGTVWTWGKNINGILGLGTALDSQIPSVVSGTGDVEVISCGKTHMAIIKSDGTLWTWGYNIYGQLGNGNVDYITEPVTINGISNISKISCGGKHVLAIDENKTLWAWGNNDYLQLIDDVGLSAESGSNDYCIPFAVKSEKDVKDIVAAFNRTLVVYEDEEVWIYAAKNTVAGDEQSVYLPYKIEGLEGVTDVSVGKNHILALKDDGYVYSAGNSYWGQLGDGSQTHHNSYSETFNLTKAKGLTNIVAVAAGSEHSVALKNDGTVWTWGSNQFGELAHGNDTFSLEPMQAEGLENICAISAGNNYNLALKEDGTVWAWGDNTYGQLGNGSTYKTNVPVQVDGLENIVKIIAGRDSSFAITKDGDVWAWGKNNCGQLGDGTTQNRLTPVKIDAFKGCKSIVSGMDFTMVLMNDGTVIGVGSNVSGVMTLGFSDRSFIPIEVKIK, encoded by the coding sequence ATGTTAGGAAAAAGAATTTCTTTAGCTGTTCTAATATCCATTATTGCTGTTATATCGGTTAATTCAGTGTTCGCTCAAAAGGAGAATTCAGCGATTTCAACATCTAAGGCTGTGATAGGAGATTTAAACGGCGATTTTAAGTTTGATTCCATAGATTGTGCTTTAATGAAAATGTATTTATTGGGAATGATTAAAAGTTTTGAAGTTGAAGATGAACTATATGCTGCTGATGTTAACGGTGATACATTGATTAATTCAGTGGACTTTGCTTATATGAAAAAGATGTTGCTTGGAATGATAACCGAGTTTCCTAAAAAATCTATGGAAGGCTTTGTTCAGGTGGCCTGTGGAGAATATCATACAATAGCATTAAAGAAGGACGGAACGGTATGGACATGGGGATACAACTCATATGGCCAGCTAGGTCTCGGTGAAGCAGGGGAAATTGAAAGAATACCGAAAAAAATTGAAGGACTTGAGGATGTTATTAAAGTAGCGGCAGGCAGCAGACATTCTCTGGCACTTAAAAAGGATGGAACGGTTTGGGCATGGGGTTATAATTACTATGGCCAGTTAGGGGATGAATCCAACATTCGGAGAAATACTCCTGTTCAAGTTAAAGGACTGACGGGAGTTAAGGATATTGATGCCGGCGATTTCTTTTCGGTTGCATTGAGAGACGACGGAACTGTATGGGGATGGGGATATAACTATAAAGGACAAATCGGATGTGGCACAGGAATTAACAGCAATGTACCGTTGCAGACTGTCGGGGTGAGCAATATAACTCAGATATCTGCAGGGGATGAACATGTATTGGCTTTAGACAAGGATAAAAATGTCTGGGGATGGGGTGCCGGCGACAAAGGTCAGCTGGGGAACGGAACTGCAGCCTCTTTTTTAAGAATACCTGAGAAACTGAGCAGCTTTACCGAAGTTAAGTCTGTGAAAGCAGGTACAATGGTATCGGCAGCAATAAAGGAAGACGGTACATTATGGATATGGGGAGATAATACCTATGGAATTATGGGAAACAGCAGAAATATAAACAGTAGTCCTGTACAGAGGAAAGATATATCCGGCATAAAAGCGGTGGAGCTGAATCAATACTGTGCGGCTGCTTTAAAAAATGACGGTACAGTGTGGACTTGGGGTAAAAACATCAATGGAATACTGGGCTTAGGAACTGCTTTAGATTCGCAAATCCCTTCAGTTGTTTCAGGAACTGGGGACGTTGAGGTGATTTCTTGCGGCAAAACGCATATGGCCATAATAAAATCCGACGGTACTTTATGGACGTGGGGCTACAATATATACGGACAATTGGGGAACGGTAATGTTGACTATATTACAGAACCTGTAACAATAAACGGCATTTCAAATATAAGTAAGATATCCTGCGGAGGAAAACATGTTTTAGCTATTGACGAGAACAAGACATTGTGGGCATGGGGTAATAATGATTATCTTCAGTTGATTGATGATGTTGGCTTGTCGGCAGAATCGGGATCGAATGACTATTGCATTCCTTTTGCTGTGAAATCCGAAAAGGATGTAAAAGACATAGTAGCGGCTTTTAATAGAACTTTGGTTGTTTATGAGGATGAAGAGGTTTGGATATATGCTGCAAAAAATACTGTAGCGGGAGATGAGCAATCGGTATACCTGCCATATAAAATTGAAGGCCTTGAAGGAGTGACTGATGTATCGGTCGGTAAAAATCACATTTTGGCATTGAAAGATGATGGATATGTATACTCTGCCGGAAACAGCTATTGGGGGCAATTAGGAGATGGCAGTCAGACTCATCACAACAGCTATTCCGAGACTTTTAATCTGACAAAAGCTAAAGGTCTTACAAATATTGTGGCTGTTGCTGCAGGCAGTGAGCATTCCGTTGCTTTAAAAAATGACGGAACGGTTTGGACATGGGGAAGTAATCAATTTGGTGAATTGGCTCATGGAAACGATACTTTTAGCCTGGAACCGATGCAGGCAGAAGGGCTTGAAAACATTTGCGCCATATCTGCAGGTAACAATTATAATCTGGCATTGAAAGAAGACGGAACTGTATGGGCATGGGGAGACAACACATACGGTCAACTGGGCAACGGGTCGACTTATAAAACCAATGTACCTGTTCAAGTTGATGGGCTGGAAAATATCGTAAAGATTATTGCGGGAAGAGACAGTTCATTTGCCATTACAAAGGATGGAGATGTATGGGCATGGGGGAAAAACAATTGCGGACAGTTGGGGGACGGAACTACACAGAATAGATTAACACCGGTAAAAATAGATGCTTTTAAGGGATGCAAGTCTATTGTTTCAGGCATGGATTTTACCATGGTGTTGATGAATGACGGTACTGTCATTGGTGTGGGAAGCAATGTAAGCGGTGTTATGACATTAGGCTTTTCCGATAGGAGCTTTATACCTATAGAAGTAAAAATTAAATAA
- the sigI gene encoding RNA polymerase sigma-I factor, which produces MWFFGMRTPEKRSFIDILQRIKAGDKLLKDRFISDYKPFIIKSVSQILNNRYIDIENSEEYSVGLIAFNEAIEKYDKDKKCSFKKFSYQVMQRRLIDYRRKNEKSSKVYPFSYFEEDENCDFEYKYLVERDTDHVYNFEIREEFVSFVNKMKDFGITMDDLVKNMPKHRDSRKTCAKIAKYIAEDDDLFNKFNAKKTIPFKDIADYIDVSQRTVERNRKYIIALVLILKSDLDIIKNYIKNLE; this is translated from the coding sequence ATGTGGTTTTTTGGCATGCGAACGCCCGAAAAGAGATCTTTTATAGATATATTGCAGCGTATAAAGGCTGGCGATAAATTATTAAAGGACAGGTTTATTAGTGATTACAAACCTTTCATTATTAAATCTGTTTCCCAAATACTCAACAATAGATATATAGATATAGAAAACAGTGAGGAATACAGTGTTGGGTTGATTGCTTTTAATGAAGCTATTGAAAAATACGATAAGGACAAAAAATGTAGTTTTAAGAAGTTTTCATACCAGGTTATGCAGCGAAGGTTAATAGATTACCGAAGAAAGAATGAAAAGAGCTCAAAAGTCTATCCGTTTTCATATTTTGAGGAGGATGAAAACTGCGATTTTGAGTACAAATATTTGGTAGAGAGAGATACAGACCATGTTTATAATTTCGAAATCCGAGAAGAGTTTGTTTCGTTTGTGAACAAAATGAAGGATTTTGGAATAACCATGGATGATTTGGTGAAAAACATGCCCAAACACAGAGATTCCAGGAAGACTTGTGCGAAAATTGCAAAATATATAGCTGAGGATGACGATTTATTTAATAAGTTTAATGCAAAGAAAACTATTCCGTTTAAAGATATAGCTGATTATATAGATGTAAGTCAACGAACAGTCGAACGCAACAGAAAATACATCATTGCTTTGGTGCTAATTCTGAAGAGCGATCTTGATATTATAAAGAACTACATTAAAAATTTGGAGTAA
- a CDS encoding glycoside hydrolase family 3 protein produces the protein MKKFVNSRVKFLALAMSVMLIVSCQSSEDRKIPQPLQSPLPGSSNNPISEVNNEEWVESILKSMSIEEKIGQMVQAERRYIFPSQVKNYFIGSVFSGGGSSPGKNKAEDWIKMNEDYQKEAAETRLGIPIIYGIDAVHGHNTVYGAVVFPHNIGLGAANDPELMYKIGEVTAKEMLATGVNWNFAPCIAVARDERWGRSYESYGEDPELVSRLAVPYIKGLQENGVIACAKHYAGDGGTMWGTGDSGYPIDQGETKISREEFEKIHLSVYEEAVKAGVKTVMVSFSSFEGVKMHENKYLIQDVLKGEMGFKGFVVSDWEGVHQIKNKDFYQQIVSAVNAGIDMFMEPMKWKECYSHLKTAVEKGDISRERIDDAVRRILTVKKEMGVLENPLGDRSIAAKELGMEENIEIAREAVRKSLVLLKNDNNVLPLKKDAKIFITGPGADDIGLQCGGWTRSWQGDVDSWRDRWMKGTSILDGFKRIAQANGGTIITDPKKAKNADVTVLVLAEKPYAEGVGDDGTLGLYDGMAHNENKKAVEEAKKLGLPTITLLLSGRPRIITEEINDWDAFVAAWLPGSEGDAVADVLYGDYNFTGKLPFSWPKSVEQIPINHDDPKGEKPLFEFGFGLKY, from the coding sequence ATGAAAAAGTTTGTCAACAGCCGAGTAAAGTTTTTAGCTTTGGCAATGTCAGTTATGCTTATTGTATCCTGCCAATCTTCTGAGGACAGGAAGATTCCTCAACCGCTTCAAAGTCCGTTACCAGGCTCTTCAAACAACCCAATATCGGAAGTTAATAATGAGGAGTGGGTTGAATCAATCTTAAAGAGCATGTCCATTGAGGAAAAAATAGGACAAATGGTTCAGGCGGAAAGACGATATATATTTCCGTCACAAGTTAAAAACTATTTTATAGGTTCGGTTTTTAGCGGCGGGGGATCTTCACCGGGGAAGAATAAGGCGGAAGACTGGATAAAAATGAATGAGGATTATCAGAAAGAAGCTGCAGAAACACGGTTGGGAATTCCCATAATTTATGGGATTGATGCGGTTCATGGACATAATACCGTTTATGGGGCAGTGGTGTTTCCACACAATATAGGCCTTGGGGCTGCAAATGACCCCGAATTGATGTATAAAATAGGGGAAGTTACTGCAAAAGAAATGCTTGCAACAGGAGTCAACTGGAACTTTGCCCCCTGTATAGCTGTTGCAAGGGATGAACGCTGGGGAAGAAGTTATGAGAGCTATGGTGAAGATCCGGAACTGGTAAGTAGACTTGCTGTACCTTACATAAAAGGATTGCAGGAAAATGGTGTAATAGCTTGTGCAAAGCATTATGCCGGTGATGGCGGTACAATGTGGGGAACTGGTGACAGTGGCTATCCTATTGACCAGGGGGAGACTAAAATATCGAGGGAAGAGTTCGAAAAAATTCATCTTTCGGTATATGAAGAAGCTGTAAAAGCGGGAGTTAAGACTGTGATGGTTTCCTTCAGCAGCTTTGAGGGAGTGAAAATGCACGAGAATAAATATCTGATACAGGATGTATTGAAAGGGGAAATGGGTTTTAAAGGTTTTGTGGTTTCTGACTGGGAAGGTGTGCATCAGATAAAAAACAAGGACTTCTATCAGCAGATTGTTTCGGCTGTTAATGCCGGCATAGATATGTTTATGGAGCCTATGAAGTGGAAAGAATGCTACAGCCATTTAAAAACAGCGGTAGAAAAAGGGGATATCAGCCGGGAGAGAATAGATGATGCAGTTAGAAGAATTCTTACAGTGAAGAAGGAGATGGGGGTTTTAGAAAATCCCTTGGGAGATCGAAGTATTGCTGCCAAAGAACTGGGAATGGAAGAAAATATAGAGATTGCAAGAGAAGCTGTCAGAAAGTCCCTGGTGCTTTTAAAAAACGACAATAATGTGCTTCCGTTAAAAAAAGATGCAAAGATATTCATAACAGGTCCCGGTGCTGACGATATAGGATTGCAGTGCGGAGGATGGACCAGATCTTGGCAGGGAGATGTTGATTCCTGGAGAGACAGATGGATGAAGGGAACATCTATTTTGGACGGGTTTAAAAGAATAGCACAAGCGAATGGCGGTACTATAATTACCGATCCCAAAAAGGCTAAGAATGCCGACGTTACAGTGTTGGTTCTTGCGGAAAAACCTTATGCTGAAGGAGTGGGGGATGACGGTACCTTAGGACTGTATGACGGAATGGCCCATAATGAGAATAAAAAAGCTGTTGAGGAAGCCAAAAAGCTTGGTCTTCCAACGATAACCCTTCTTTTATCAGGAAGGCCCAGAATAATTACAGAAGAAATCAATGACTGGGACGCTTTTGTGGCAGCATGGTTGCCGGGAAGTGAAGGTGACGCAGTTGCTGACGTTCTTTATGGCGATTATAATTTTACAGGAAAGCTTCCTTTTTCGTGGCCGAAAAGTGTTGAGCAAATTCCTATAAATCATGATGATCCAAAAGGAGAGAAACCTTTATTTGAGTTCGGCTTCGGGCTTAAATATTAG